A single window of Gossypium hirsutum isolate 1008001.06 chromosome A10, Gossypium_hirsutum_v2.1, whole genome shotgun sequence DNA harbors:
- the LOC107924920 gene encoding probable tyrosine-protein phosphatase DSP4, with amino-acid sequence MRVEGFEGKVYEAADLSPLRPNPPITTEDDNDNNGEELFVPPLNFAMVDNGVFRSGFPDSANFSFLQSLGLRSIIYLCPESYPEANNEFLKANGIRLFQFGIDGCKEPFVNIPEETIREALNVVLDVKNHPLLIHCKRGKHRTGCVVGCLRKLQRWCLSSIFDEYQRFAAAKARVSDQRFMEKFDVSGMKHLPIKFSCSKR; translated from the exons ATGAGAGTCGAAGGATTTGAGGGAAAGGTTTACGAGGCGGCTGACCTCTCGCCGCTACGGCCTAATCCTCCAATCACCACCGAAGATGATAACGATAACAACGGCGAGGAGTTGTTCGTGCCTCCTTTGAATTTCGCTATGGTCGATAATGGAGTTTTCAGGTCTGGCTTCCCCGATTCCGCCAATTTTAGCTTCTTGCAATCGCTAGGGCTACGTTCTATTAT ATATCTTTGCCCTGAATCCTATCCAGAAGCCAACAATGAGTTTTTAAAGGCTAATGGAATTCGGCTTTTTCAATTCGGTATCGATGGATGCAAG GAGCCCTTTGTAAACATTCCAGAGGAAACAATCCGGGAAGCATTGAATGTAGTCCTTG ATGTAAAGAACCATCCACTGCTAATCCATTGCAAACGAGGAAAG CACCGTACTGGTTGTGTTGTTGGATGCTTAAGAAAATTGCAGAGATGGTGTCTGTCTTCAATTTTCGACGAGTACCAACGGTTTGCCGCTGCCAAAGCAAGGGTGTCCGACCAGAGGTTCATGGAGAAGTTTGATGTTTCCGGCATGAAGCATTTACCAATAAAGTTTTCATGTTCAAAGAGATAG
- the LOC107924966 gene encoding uncharacterized protein yields the protein MEKEIIISKPDMNRFDEMSEPYKKVLAKDDDVHCLKAIYSKNTDALLNPITALKDTIFHIAAHDGREEVLRVLLEMVPPSKRAEVLKVKNIYGNTILHEVATTTNVKAARLLMEELLVLPGNDNRQREEILGAQNKLGETPLFRAAQYSCKTMVEYLATAIGRTGNLESHYRRNDGTSILHIAVIGQQFDTAIWFLRKSPELATYKDKNGNTSLHLLASMASAFKSSSPTKGIFKEFIYYCLPSDSRNKEGTNELTKNRQDRDLEQGEQNRGLNQQDYCKGWKMIVQIWKQKKMHESAVKLAKLLVETDASWFETHEPEEDDTILMERKEEEEETSKSNATASTERSPEPDTPLLIATKTGIVEIVKEILTRYPQAVYHIGQKGQNILHVAIMHRQYKVFHVLKDKEEAKRLVRGIDNDGCTILHHAANTKYYHGGTKPTPALKLQQELTWFEDVKNQMPSHFIMHLNKKETTADDLFKDNHRDLLKTAQEWAKNTSQSCSTVAILVATVVFTAAYTAPGGFLQNGRPILLEEPLYSFFTVMDVAGLASSLTSVVIFLSILTSSLEFEDFHHRLPRNLSLGFTFLFFSVTSTMMTFTATILLLVHLEKKWTATLTYAAAFLPICLFALFQFPLYYQYFVAAVKSILDFLRRNLPGNWDFLQFIDDY from the exons atggaaaaagaaataatcATATCCAAACCAGATATGAACCGTTTCGATGAAATGAGCGAACCATACAAAAAAGTTTTAGCCAAAGACGATGACGTTCATTGCTTGAAAGCGATCTACTCGAAAAACACCGACGCATTGTTGAATCCAATCACGGCACTTAAAGACACCATCTTCCACATCGCAGCTCACGACGGCCGTGAGGAAGTGCTTCGTGTTCTGCTCGAAATGGTGCCGCCGTCAAAGAGGGCGGAGGTGCTGAAGGTGAAGAACATTTACGGGAACACGATCCTCCATGAGGTGGCCACCACTACTAATGTAAAAGCAGCTCGTTTATTGATGGAAGAGTTGTTGGTGTTGCCTGGAAATGATAATCGGCAAAGGGAAGAGATATTGGGTGCTCAAAACAAATTAGGCGAAACCCCATTGTTCAGGGCTGCGCAATATAGCTGCAAAACGATGGTGGAGTATTTGGCAACTGCAATCGGACGAACCGGGAACCTTGAAAGTCACTATAGGAGAAACGATGGGACCTCCATTCTTCATATTGCTGTGATCGGCCAACAGTTCG ATACTGCTATTTGGTTTCTGAGAAAGTCTCCAGAGCTTGCAACATACAAGGACAAGAATGGAAACACCAGTCTTCATCTGCTAGCTAGCATGGCCTCCGCTTTTAAGAGCAGCTCCCCCACCAAAGGAATATTCAAGGAGTTCATCTATTATT GCCTACCGAGTGATTCACGTAATAAGGAAGGGACGAATGAGCTTACAAAAAATAGGCAAGACAGAGATTTAGAGCAGGGTGAACAAAACAGAGGTCTCAATCAGCAGGATTACTGCAaag GATGGAAAATGATTGTTCAGAtttggaaacaaaagaaaatgcaTGAATCGGCGGTTAAACTAGCGAAGTTATTAGTGGAAACTGATGCGTCTTGGTTCGAAACTCATGAACCGGAGGAAGACGACACGATTTTAATGGAACggaaggaggaagaagaagagacgTCAAAAAGTAATGCAACGGCCAGCACAGAGCGGTCGCCTGAACCGGATACGCCATTGCTCATCGCAACCAAAACAGGCATCGTGGAGATAGTGAAGGAGATACTCACAAGGTACCCTCAGGCAGTTTATCACATCGGTCAAAAGGGGCAAAACATACTTCATGTCGCTATCATGCATCGGCAATACAAAGTGTTCCATGTCCTTAAGGATAAAGAAGAGGCGAAGAGGTTGGTTCGGGGCATCGATAACGATGGTTGCACCATACTGCACCATGCTGCTAACACTAAATATTATCATGGAGGAACCAAACCAACCCCTGCTCTTAAACTCCAACAGGAATTGACATGGTTTGAg GACGTAAAAAACCAAATGCCCTCTCATTTTATCATGCATCTCAACAAAAAGGAGACCACAGCAGATGACCTTTTCAAGGATAATCACCGAGATCTACTTAAAACCGCGCAAGAATGGGCGAAGAACACCTCTCAGTCGTGTTCGACGGTCGCGATTCTCGTCGCAACTGTTGTTTTCACAGCTGCCTACACTGCACCGGGTGGTTTCTTGCAGA ACGGTCGTCCCATTCTCCTCGAAGAGCCTCTTTACTCGTTTTTCACGGTGATGGACGTTGCCGGTCTCGCGAGTTCCTTGACCTCGGTGGTTATCTTCCTCTCTATCCTCACTTCTTCACTCGAGTTCGAGGATTTTCATCACCGGTTACCTCGGAACCTCTCCCTCGGTTTCACCTTCCTATTCTTCTCCGTCACCAGCACCATGATGACTTTCACAGCCACCATTTTACTGCTGGTTCATTTGGAGAAGAAGTGGACTGCAACGCTAACGTACGCGGCTGCATTCCTTCCCATATGCTTATTTGCATTATTTCAATTCCCTTTATATTACCAGTACTTCGTTGCTGCAGTGAAGAGCATTTTGGATTTTCTTAGAAGGAATTTGCCTGGTAACTGGGATTTTCTTCAATTTATAGATGATTACTAA